The sequence AGATTTGATCAATAGGGAGTCAAAGGTTCGGGGGGGTAAGCAGGAAAGTGAAGTCTACCATCGAATATGCCGTGCTcttattgagtggtggagcagttCAATGGGCCAGATAGTCTACTCCTGGTCCTATTTCTTAGTTCATGTGAATCcatttgttatggaccagggtttagagaacccaagtgtatcatggagttcacctgacccacaacttctaatagattgtggtatggggagcacacggcccactctacaggtgtggtacagcagaaatggaaacttattttttaaagcaaaacaatgtttattctatgaattcaagttaacctttttaaaacaaacagtgaacatcttagcaaccatcaattcaaatacaactcccaaaataGACAACACTAAGTCATCTTTAATAACTTCCCAATCAACATCCAGAAGAcccaagaaacaccttttaacagaagcacattaggtttacattcactactgagaacatttataattctgaattcaccaaatgatcaagagatagtcttttgatggcagagagatcaacagtacacctgctcggtctggcttcagctccaacactgaaaactaaactaaagcacaccctgcagcaaacagcctaaaacgaaagtaaaaagctgacagacagcccagctccaccaacactctgacatcactgataaacacccatttcttaaggtaCTCTCAGATGACACCATCCATATTTGGGCACCCGTGGTTCAGTAAGACTACACTATATATTGGCCTTTTGCTTGAGCCTGAGCTTCAAATTGCACATTTCCCACAACTGTTTATTTCTTCCAATGTAACATTATTCACCTTTGCCTCTATCTTATCACTCTAACATTGAAACCCTATTCCATTGTATTACAATCTCCATGCTCAATTACTCCAGTGTTCTCCTTGCTGGTGTCCTTTCATCTAGATTCCATAAATTCCAACTTATccaaaatatatttatttgtaTCCTGCCCAGTACAAAACCATGCTTGTCCATCATGGCTCCCTATCCCCAATACATTAAATTTAAAATAGTCATCCCTGCCCTCAAATCCTTCCGTGGCATCCTTCACTCCCACTACTGCAAGCCTCTTCAGACATCCTCTCCCCTCTGTCTCCTTTGGTTTCTGAAACTGGCTATCTGATGTTCATACCTGCCACTGAGGTCTCAGAACTTTCAGCTGCCTCGGCCCTGACCTTCACAGAACTCGTCTTTACTGCCAAGCCTCTAATTATCTTCCCTAATTTCTCTCCCAATTCATTCAGTGTTCTGTTCCTCTTGTTACTCCTTTGTGAAGTGCCTTGCGACATATTCTATGTTAAAGGCAttatttaaatgcattttatCGTTGCATTACGATTTCTGAATTTCTAGGCTACAACAACTAGAGCAGGTGAAGCCTTATCGGCTCAACTGAAATAAACAAAACAGGGAAAAAGCTTCTCCCACAAATTGCATTTTGAGATCTTGAGCAAGTTAAATatcagggtttttaaaaaaatctttaccaGAATCAGCGTTAAGCACTTCTTTACAGGAACACATCATTCTGTTGTGCTTGTTAAGTATTCAGTATTTAAAATATTGGAATTTCCAATTATTGCCACAAAATTTGGACTTAAAGCATTTTCTTTTAATGTGTTGTCTGTTTGAACAAGCAGTATGTTAATAGAATAATTCTTTTAGGTTCATTTCAAAAACAAGCTTTTTCTTGTTAGCCCCACAAAATGTACTTCCTGCTTTTGCTTTTTTACTTAATATAAAATTTATGCGAAACGAGTATTAGTTTTCACAGCTGGAAACATCTGAACTATGTGCAACAGAATTAATTAAGATTGACATTTGAATAactttgggggcttttcacaagtACTGAATACATAAATGAATGTTTTTCATCTGAGTGACAATGAACATCTTAATTCTTTCTGGACCTTTCATTTCTTCAGTGTGAAGAAGACTTGTCACACAAAAATGGGAAACTTTAACAAATCCGAAACTAAGAATTGTTTGCCAAAAGTATTGCATGCTGTGATAGAAGATGAGCAGGATGTAGCCCAATCTGCTGCAGGTTTCAGGCATGAGATTCAGGATATAAATACTGGAAGAACAGAAGATTGTATGAGCTCTGTTCAAAGCAAGTTATTACTTCCTGTCATAAAACTGGAAAAATATATTAATGAGATACAGCCAGTTCAAGAGAACTGCCAACAACAACCTCAAGCGATTGAACAGCTGAAGACAGGTTTGAAAAGCACAGTAGGCAGCAGTGAGTCAGCACTGCAGGATGCTAAACAAAATGAAGTAAACACAAAATTACAAACAAAGCGAAGGAGAGGCTCCAGTCAGAACGGAACAGATAGTGCCAAGAAGCTAGTTTCAGGGGAGACTCCAGCATCCCTCCGTGAGGTTACAATGGGAATGAATTCTCCTGAGTCTTTAAGAGAACCATCTGTGAGAAAGAAGCTTTTAAAACATAATTCCATTTGTAAAAGGTCAGTCAAAGGTAAACCCAACAGTTTTGGCCTCACAAAAGAGGATGGATGTGGGTCCTTGTTTTCTGTAGGCAGTTCTCCCCAAGACTTTTGCGACATGGATAAATGTAAAAAGAGACGACTAACAACACGAACCAAACTGACAAAAAGGTCAGAGAGGGCATTCCCACATCTTTCTGGTTCTGAACCGACGAATTCAGCAACAAGTACAGCATCGGTAGAAGTTGGGTCTGAGGCAGAAAATATGCCAAGAAAATCAAGACTGCGACAGCCAAAAAAGGCTGGAACTTTCAGGAATTAATAAGTTGTGACATGACAATCACTAATCATGTAATGCATAAATAAGTCATTTATCAAAGCTACATCACTCTTACAATGTTGTCGAGATGCCAGCAGTCTTGGATATTCCAAACTTGTACTTTAATATTCAATTCAATCCTAATGGATAACTTGCTCTCAATTTCAATGTAATTCTCTCTTTATAACCTTGAGTGGCAAGGTTAATTTGATACAAATACCATTAATAACTATTTATAAGTAATGGATTTCAACAAATAtgtttttaatttgatttgaaaATCATTCTTTCCTGTCTTAGTAATCTTTATATAATTTCCATTTGTAAGCCTGTTGTTCCATCTTGTATTTCACAATAAAGATTAAATAGATCTGTAACTATTGTTTGGTTTTCACTTGAGATAAATGGCTATCTAGTAATATTGGTTTTACAGTGTCTTGGTGGTCTGATAAAGATGTGTGCAATTGCATTTAGTGGTGATTAATTACAGTAATAAAAAAATTACATTGATATGACTATACATGGTTAAAGCCAGTGACATGAATAAATATTTACCGAAACAATCTAGTTTTTCATTTACCCAATTTCAGCTGTACATATATATGTTACTTGATAACTTATTCATTTTGCTTGGAGATTTAGCCTCATATTGATCATGTAATTATCACTGGGAAAATGGGTTAATTACTGCCTTGAGGCAAATTAAGCTGATTTCATATTGTTTTAATGATGTCACTGAAATAATTGCTTTTTTCACCAATTTGCCCTAAAAGGTGGAGCTTCCCAAATATAGGTGGACTTTGTGATGACTAAACACAATAGATGCCAATGTTGACAGCAATCTCATCTCCCTTTATAGGGAAGGGTGCCATTCAGAAGCCCTTTTCTTGCATTTGTGCTAAAATGATGGACTGAAATGGGGAGGCGGTGGGCAGAGTGGTTATGGTGGCTGTACTAGTaatccaggataatgatctggggacacgggttcgaatcccaccatggcaagcaatggaatttaaactcaataaaatatctggaattaaaagtctgatgaagaccat comes from Scyliorhinus canicula chromosome 1, sScyCan1.1, whole genome shotgun sequence and encodes:
- the LOC119971323 gene encoding LOW QUALITY PROTEIN: protein SLX4IP (The sequence of the model RefSeq protein was modified relative to this genomic sequence to represent the inferred CDS: inserted 1 base in 1 codon), which translates into the protein MMPSKKFVLKCGNFAVLVDLHILPRGTSKDTSWFTEQHKEEISALVKKDVDFRVXQFVEAKKQRGHMQSKPSKELTPSNPLCIKGNNFRLATYFMKRHTNLRCVTQQQNCGLHIFPDRFVVCITPCETGPINGMAEETITGAERGASEYFTGDSEMKGLCDISISIQKKKEALRHIVKKTCHTKMGNFNKSETKNCLPKVLHAVIEDEQDVAQSAAGFRHEIQDINTGRTEDCMSSVQSKLLLPVIKLEKYINEIQPVQENCQQQPQAIEQLKTGLKSTVGSSESALQDAKQNEVNTKLQTKRRRGSSQNGTDSAKKLVSGETPASLREVTMGMNSPESLREPSVRKKLLKHNSICKRSVKGKPNSFGLTKEDGCGSLFSVGSSPQDFCDMDKCKKRRLTTRTKLTKRSERAFPHLSGSEPTNSATSTASVEVGSEAENMPRKSRLRQPKKAGTFRN